A section of the Mycolicibacterium anyangense genome encodes:
- a CDS encoding AMP-binding protein, with protein sequence MHFADIWESIAAAVPESPAVIQGSRVLTWREYEQRAARFAGLLSAHGIGLNSKVGLLLHNCPEYLEAQFGAFKTRAVPINVNYRYQADELAQLLDNADAEALVYHSSLAARVKPALDRLPKLRLLVEVEANATGAGNGHTSLPGALDYESALSNATAQPIIERSEDDLYMLYTGGTTGLPKGVMYDIGDMARSFLRGGTGTYHHEPVTDPSQAALCALTIHGEQRPTRTFACPPLMHGAGMWMGAITPHLFGATVVLNDSHGFDGESFIQVVEDHQVAIAVIVGDAFGRPIVDALDRHAERADQPDLSSLSMILSSGAMLSDDVKDRLLHHLPEVAVADVLGSTEGSMGGAVLRKGQSSASARFRLRRGVRVLRDDGSEIPPGSNEIGTVAIASTMVPRGYYKDPERSARTFPVIDGVRHSVPGDMATVEADGSIHLIGRGNNCINTGGEKVYPEEVEQAIKAHPGVADSLVFGVADERFGQRVVAVVELTEHASQTTDDAIVAVVRERLSGYKVPRQICRVPHVPRTPSGKADYNAARQLFATAVESR encoded by the coding sequence ATGCACTTCGCCGACATCTGGGAGTCAATCGCAGCAGCCGTACCGGAGTCCCCCGCCGTCATCCAGGGCAGCAGGGTCCTGACGTGGCGTGAATACGAACAGCGCGCTGCCAGGTTCGCCGGCCTGCTCTCAGCCCATGGGATCGGACTCAATTCCAAAGTTGGCTTGCTGCTGCACAACTGCCCGGAGTACCTCGAAGCACAGTTCGGAGCCTTCAAGACACGGGCGGTGCCCATCAATGTGAACTACCGATACCAGGCCGACGAGTTGGCACAGTTACTCGACAATGCCGACGCAGAGGCACTGGTGTATCACTCCAGTCTCGCCGCCAGGGTGAAGCCGGCGCTTGATCGCCTACCCAAGCTTCGCCTACTGGTCGAAGTAGAGGCAAACGCAACCGGCGCGGGCAACGGGCACACATCATTACCGGGCGCGCTGGACTATGAGTCGGCGTTGAGCAACGCCACCGCTCAGCCCATCATCGAGCGTTCCGAAGACGACCTCTACATGCTCTATACAGGTGGGACCACTGGCCTGCCGAAGGGAGTGATGTACGACATCGGCGACATGGCACGCTCGTTCCTGCGAGGTGGAACAGGCACTTATCACCACGAGCCGGTCACAGATCCGAGTCAGGCAGCACTATGCGCGTTGACGATTCACGGTGAGCAACGGCCTACCAGGACGTTCGCCTGTCCACCACTAATGCACGGTGCCGGGATGTGGATGGGTGCGATTACGCCACATCTATTCGGAGCCACGGTAGTACTGAACGATTCGCATGGCTTCGACGGCGAGAGCTTCATCCAGGTAGTCGAGGATCACCAGGTCGCTATCGCGGTGATCGTGGGCGACGCTTTCGGCCGCCCTATCGTCGATGCCCTCGACCGACACGCCGAGCGAGCCGATCAACCCGACCTGAGTAGCCTGTCGATGATCTTGTCCAGCGGCGCGATGCTCTCCGATGACGTAAAAGACCGACTGTTGCACCACCTACCCGAGGTCGCGGTGGCCGACGTGCTGGGTTCGACGGAGGGGTCAATGGGTGGTGCTGTCTTACGGAAAGGGCAGAGCAGTGCCTCGGCGCGCTTTCGCCTCAGACGCGGTGTGCGCGTGCTGCGGGACGACGGCAGCGAGATACCACCGGGGTCGAACGAGATTGGTACGGTGGCAATTGCGTCGACGATGGTTCCTCGCGGTTATTACAAGGACCCTGAGCGCAGCGCCCGCACCTTCCCCGTAATCGACGGGGTGCGGCATTCCGTCCCCGGCGATATGGCCACCGTCGAGGCTGATGGCTCGATTCACCTCATTGGTCGAGGCAACAACTGCATCAACACTGGCGGTGAGAAGGTCTATCCCGAAGAAGTCGAGCAAGCAATCAAAGCACATCCCGGTGTCGCCGACAGTCTGGTCTTCGGCGTCGCCGACGAACGTTTCGGTCAACGCGTCGTCGCCGTGGTGGAGCTCACCGAGCACGCGAGCCAGACGACGGACGACGCTATTGTGGCCGTTGTCCGCGAGCGGCTTTCCGGCTATAAGGTGCCCCGCCAAATCTGCCGGGTGCCGCACGTCCCGCGCACCCCATCGGGTAAGGCTGATTACAACGCCGCACGCCAATTATTCGCGACGGCTGTCGAGTCCAGATGA
- a CDS encoding SDR family NAD(P)-dependent oxidoreductase, whose amino-acid sequence MPRALSKPDGEARSVIDLFRLDGRVAVVTGASSGLGAGFARTLAESGANVVLAARRVEELTRTAGAVRQHGRRALVVSMDVCDPASCEAAAAQAVSEFGRLDILINNAGISAVAPALQQSVSEFRRVIDVNLVGAYQMACACAQVMEPGASIVNVASVMGLSRSLLPQAAYSASKAGLIGLTRDLANQWTGRRGIRVNALAPGFIETEMTAELTPEWRDRLVGACPIPRFAEQREIDAAMLFLASPASSYITATTLVVDGGMTGH is encoded by the coding sequence ATGCCACGTGCTCTGAGCAAGCCAGACGGTGAGGCACGGTCGGTGATCGATCTCTTCCGACTCGACGGCAGGGTCGCCGTGGTCACCGGCGCTAGTTCCGGGTTGGGTGCCGGCTTCGCTCGTACGCTCGCGGAGTCCGGGGCCAATGTGGTTCTCGCCGCGCGACGCGTGGAAGAACTCACCCGAACCGCCGGTGCCGTCCGCCAACATGGACGACGGGCCCTGGTGGTCAGCATGGACGTCTGCGACCCGGCGTCGTGCGAAGCGGCCGCAGCTCAAGCTGTCTCGGAGTTCGGCCGGTTGGATATCTTGATCAACAATGCCGGCATCAGCGCTGTCGCGCCGGCTTTGCAACAGAGCGTCTCCGAGTTCCGCCGCGTCATAGACGTAAATCTCGTCGGGGCGTATCAGATGGCGTGCGCGTGCGCTCAGGTCATGGAGCCCGGGGCCAGCATCGTGAACGTCGCGAGCGTGATGGGCTTGTCCAGGTCGCTACTGCCGCAGGCGGCCTACTCGGCGAGCAAGGCGGGGCTGATCGGGCTGACTCGGGATCTCGCGAATCAATGGACGGGTCGACGGGGCATCCGAGTCAATGCCCTCGCGCCAGGATTCATCGAGACCGAAATGACCGCCGAACTTACTCCGGAGTGGCGCGACAGACTCGTCGGCGCCTGTCCCATACCGCGATTCGCCGAACAGCGCGAGATCGACGCCGCGATGCTGTTCCTGGCCAGCCCCGCTTCCAGCTACATCACCGCAACTACCCTGGTCGTCGACGGCGGCATGACCGGCCACTGA
- a CDS encoding aminoglycoside phosphotransferase family protein, whose amino-acid sequence MSDVRDALHEGADVTAPSIGAPPSPADALRASAALVPLVGYWALDRLWSRSLPVNAVVPGRVELVTPAWVTRVLRPKLGGARVESLTVEPHSSGTSVRARIRLRYVSSGDAPSLPATLFVKSTPSLATRIGNGLTGCAPAEAGFYNRVRPLLRIEAPHGYYSAVQPLAYRAIHLLEDLSATRAATFWTPTTALTREQANQLVEQLALLHAQAARTGFLDWRRPQWLRTYPQWWHATGGISMIRRYHLRGQQRADEQGITPPRLVGLGKRLWHSFEASVDAHRRLPHTLIHGDPHLGNWYITGEGRMGLCDWQCISTGHWSRDLAYTLASALTVDQRRDWEDSLIDSYLDRLGEEGGQVVSRDRARALYRLQLPGALAMWTTTLYPPKFLPAMQPTETSAEMLRRILTAIDDHDVLRLA is encoded by the coding sequence ATGAGTGACGTTCGCGATGCCCTCCATGAGGGGGCTGACGTAACGGCCCCCTCGATCGGCGCTCCGCCGTCACCTGCTGACGCCTTGCGTGCCAGCGCCGCTCTGGTCCCCCTTGTGGGCTATTGGGCGCTCGACAGGTTGTGGTCACGCTCGCTGCCTGTGAACGCCGTTGTTCCCGGCCGGGTCGAACTCGTAACGCCGGCATGGGTGACTCGTGTGCTTCGGCCGAAATTGGGCGGAGCACGCGTCGAATCGCTTACCGTAGAACCGCATTCGTCAGGAACGTCGGTTCGGGCGCGCATCCGGTTGCGCTACGTATCATCCGGCGACGCACCATCCCTTCCTGCGACATTGTTCGTCAAGTCCACACCGTCGTTGGCGACGCGGATCGGCAACGGGCTGACGGGATGCGCCCCTGCCGAGGCTGGTTTCTACAACAGGGTGCGGCCGCTGCTGCGGATCGAAGCACCCCACGGGTACTACAGTGCCGTCCAGCCGCTGGCCTACCGGGCCATCCACCTCTTGGAAGATCTCAGCGCTACTCGTGCGGCGACCTTCTGGACGCCGACTACCGCGCTCACCAGAGAGCAAGCCAACCAATTGGTCGAGCAACTTGCCCTGCTTCATGCCCAGGCTGCCAGGACCGGCTTCCTCGACTGGCGGCGGCCGCAGTGGTTGCGCACCTATCCGCAATGGTGGCATGCGACCGGAGGGATCTCGATGATCCGCCGCTATCACCTGCGTGGTCAACAGCGTGCAGACGAGCAGGGAATCACTCCACCCCGACTGGTCGGTCTCGGTAAGCGGCTGTGGCACAGCTTCGAGGCGTCGGTCGATGCTCATCGTCGGCTGCCACACACCCTCATTCACGGTGACCCTCACCTGGGCAATTGGTACATCACCGGCGAGGGCCGAATGGGACTCTGCGACTGGCAGTGCATCTCGACTGGGCACTGGTCCCGCGACCTTGCCTACACCCTCGCTTCGGCGCTGACCGTCGACCAACGTCGTGATTGGGAGGATTCACTCATTGATTCCTACCTCGATCGTCTGGGTGAGGAAGGTGGCCAGGTAGTATCGCGCGATCGCGCTCGGGCGCTGTACCGCTTGCAACTACCTGGTGCCCTGGCGATGTGGACGACTACCCTGTACCCGCCGAAGTTCCTGCCGGCCATGCAGCCTACGGAGACGTCGGCCGAGATGCTGCGGCGAATCCTCACTGCCATCGACGATCACGATGTGCTGCGGTTGGCGTGA